The following proteins are encoded in a genomic region of Desulfosporosinus youngiae DSM 17734:
- a CDS encoding YwbE family protein, giving the protein MDGQVRSNIQAGITVDIVLKADQRTGKRTRGIVKDIMTNSQKHPRGIKVRLEDGQIGRVQEIIRTI; this is encoded by the coding sequence TTGGACGGCCAAGTAAGAAGTAATATTCAGGCTGGAATTACAGTGGATATTGTTTTAAAAGCAGACCAAAGAACCGGAAAAAGGACGCGTGGTATTGTCAAAGATATCATGACCAACTCCCAGAAACATCCCCGAGGAATTAAAGTAAGACTTGAGGATGGGCAAATCGGCAGAGTTCAGGAAATTATCAGGACCATTTAA
- a CDS encoding nucleotide pyrophosphohydrolase, translating to MSESMRRINQFRDERNWRQFHNEKDLAISISLEANELLELFQWKTPEEAKENPERLKEELADVLIYSYMMADNLGFDIDEIITEKLIKNTRKYPIPKSFGQKKKYNELDED from the coding sequence ATGAGTGAATCAATGCGGCGGATTAATCAATTTAGAGATGAGCGCAACTGGCGGCAATTTCATAATGAAAAAGATCTGGCCATTTCCATCTCTTTAGAAGCAAATGAATTATTGGAATTATTTCAATGGAAAACACCAGAGGAAGCCAAGGAAAATCCCGAGCGACTCAAAGAAGAACTGGCAGATGTGCTGATTTATTCTTATATGATGGCCGATAACCTAGGATTTGATATTGATGAAATCATCACTGAAAAACTGATTAAAAATACCCGAAAGTATCCAATTCCCAAAAGCTTTGGTCAAAAAAAGAAATATAATGAATTGGATGAGGATTAA
- a CDS encoding TlpA family protein disulfide reductase, whose protein sequence is MNKKTKTSIWTAAFVLFIVTAVLGYNLLSQKVAPQDNIDLTQNKGQAPQDSQEQEREKIKAPDFTVLDAEGNAVKLSELFGKPIVLNFWASWCPPCKGEMPDFNKVYEEVGRDITFMMVDLVDGQRETKEKGAQYVKGQGFTFPVYFDTEQDAARKYGIGSIPTTIFIDKDGYIVTGAERAIDEKTLQKGIDLIK, encoded by the coding sequence ATGAATAAGAAAACAAAAACAAGCATCTGGACAGCAGCCTTCGTTTTGTTTATCGTCACGGCTGTTTTGGGCTACAACCTGCTTAGCCAAAAGGTAGCGCCCCAAGACAATATTGACCTGACTCAGAACAAGGGTCAGGCGCCCCAAGACAGTCAAGAGCAGGAAAGAGAAAAAATAAAAGCACCTGATTTTACGGTTTTGGATGCAGAGGGCAATGCGGTGAAACTGTCAGAGCTCTTCGGTAAACCGATTGTTCTGAACTTTTGGGCCAGCTGGTGTCCTCCCTGTAAAGGTGAAATGCCCGATTTTAATAAGGTCTATGAGGAAGTTGGCCGGGATATCACCTTTATGATGGTCGATCTTGTGGACGGGCAGCGTGAAACCAAGGAAAAAGGTGCCCAGTATGTCAAGGGCCAGGGTTTTACCTTTCCTGTTTATTTTGATACCGAACAAGATGCAGCCCGCAAATACGGGATTGGGTCTATACCGACAACCATCTTTATTGACAAGGACGGCTATATTGTGACAGGGGCAGAAAGGGCTATTGATGAAAAAACCTTACAAAAAGGCATTGATTTAATAAAATGA
- a CDS encoding IS1634 family transposase, with the protein MFVKVTPRTKGGKTYYFAELVEAYREGGKVKHKRILYFGSVDLEIAEKLKIVFSKDFDSFTNINKVDFLSAVPYGSFFLIHSIFERLKMFPLFKKHFVSKDKHITIDTALTCLMTMIFQRIIQPDSKLALTEWLDATPVRHFLLDGEKVPDLQTIYRSLEVLNDNYPVVEQCLYDFAKLVFHQNMQELYYDITSSYFEGHQCIISDYGYSRDHRGDREQLVIGLVTTPDGFPIKCNIYSGNTSDKTTVPRIVEELKNTYQIKEFIFVGDRGMLSDKNIKAIIGLEQKYVMAIPRAWSKKYLIDIAIDETQMQEIQDNLFVRFLPPIDGQRFLLCLNTQKRTDDTEYRNHCIEAIKEGLNTLNKTLIEDKKSRIKTRDEAMKKVGAILKQNKTGKYFDVQGKEDTNSPLGFVLEYSLKSDKVESDQRLDGTFVIQTNEQGYEGEKLVKIYKNLNKVETAFRIIKNDLDIRPMYHRKEARVKGHIYVCVLAYFTIIALETIAHRKNVKKSARKILSELNKIGLIEILLPTGEKRYSLTTIGKDQRRLLNTYDIKKIGLPDVV; encoded by the coding sequence TTGTTTGTAAAAGTTACGCCACGTACCAAGGGCGGGAAAACTTATTATTTTGCCGAATTAGTTGAGGCTTACCGCGAAGGCGGCAAGGTAAAACATAAACGAATTTTATACTTTGGTAGTGTAGACCTAGAGATTGCTGAAAAACTTAAAATTGTATTCTCTAAGGATTTTGATTCGTTTACCAACATTAATAAAGTGGATTTTTTGAGTGCAGTACCCTATGGTTCCTTTTTCTTGATTCACTCTATCTTTGAAAGACTTAAGATGTTCCCTCTTTTTAAGAAACACTTTGTTTCAAAGGATAAACATATTACGATTGACACGGCATTAACCTGCCTGATGACCATGATTTTTCAGCGTATTATTCAACCCGATAGTAAATTGGCTTTGACGGAGTGGCTCGATGCTACTCCCGTTCGCCATTTTCTTCTCGATGGTGAGAAGGTCCCTGATCTACAAACGATTTACCGTTCTCTTGAGGTTTTAAACGATAATTATCCTGTCGTAGAGCAGTGTCTTTATGATTTTGCCAAATTAGTTTTCCACCAGAACATGCAGGAGCTTTACTACGATATTACCAGTTCTTATTTTGAAGGTCATCAATGTATCATCTCAGACTACGGGTATTCTCGTGACCACAGAGGTGATCGGGAACAACTTGTTATCGGCCTAGTTACTACCCCGGACGGGTTTCCAATTAAATGTAACATCTACTCGGGTAATACTTCCGATAAAACGACTGTGCCAAGAATTGTGGAGGAACTAAAGAATACCTACCAGATCAAAGAATTCATTTTTGTCGGGGATAGAGGAATGTTAAGCGACAAAAATATTAAAGCGATTATCGGCCTGGAACAGAAATACGTTATGGCGATTCCGAGGGCCTGGAGCAAGAAATACCTCATAGATATTGCTATCGATGAAACTCAGATGCAGGAGATTCAGGACAATCTCTTTGTTCGGTTTTTGCCTCCCATTGATGGTCAAAGGTTCCTGTTATGTCTAAATACTCAGAAGAGAACTGATGATACAGAGTACCGAAATCATTGTATAGAGGCTATTAAAGAAGGGCTCAATACCTTAAACAAGACCTTAATTGAGGATAAAAAAAGCCGTATTAAGACACGCGATGAAGCGATGAAAAAGGTCGGCGCGATCTTAAAGCAAAACAAAACAGGCAAATATTTTGATGTTCAAGGCAAAGAAGACACTAACAGCCCCTTAGGATTTGTTTTGGAGTACAGTCTAAAATCGGATAAAGTAGAATCGGATCAACGTCTGGACGGTACGTTTGTCATTCAAACGAATGAACAGGGTTACGAGGGCGAGAAGCTTGTCAAAATATACAAAAACCTAAATAAGGTTGAGACGGCTTTTCGCATCATTAAGAATGACTTAGATATTCGACCGATGTATCATAGGAAAGAAGCGAGGGTCAAAGGACATATCTATGTCTGTGTATTAGCTTATTTTACAATTATTGCGCTTGAAACCATTGCCCATCGGAAGAATGTGAAGAAATCGGCACGTAAGATCTTAAGCGAATTAAATAAGATTGGCTTGATAGAAATTCTTCTTCCCACTGGAGAAAAAAGATATTCCTTGACGACGATTGGTAAAGACCAACGACGATTACTTAATACCTATGACATTAAAAAGATCGGACTGCCAGATGTAGTCTAG
- a CDS encoding DUF2075 domain-containing protein, producing MAKYNCITLKVKNGELEGFNKLRQPEQINLRNGNVVYIYKGTKSNKIYIGQTKHFTERNKQHYNGQEKKFNIADFDQVIILISTYFNGSALDDVESQLITYFMADNPKSKKQLVQYDNDEIINRTNGNSVNDYRDREKVASEVILPFWEKELYPNGWVGTPTLEELRNKALVKYSPIKELTIQQMDLLKEIESNPDKSFVINGDAGTGKTVLLTHMVAKLLKEKPNQRIAVVLQPNWIKTAKDIFRVYGMNNSNLTLATSTQLINADENYDVVIVDESHKLSRKFPKQMASFNEVYKGRFAQDENHLDALKKLGSQIVLMYDILQAIRPANITRVQFHEATKDFEKRYLTTQFRIQAPAGKNYTSEDFVNGIKYLLYKDTGLLGQTNFNSKFDRTVFQDSDADAYFGYFETEPLNWDSTIN from the coding sequence ATGGCTAAGTACAACTGTATAACATTGAAAGTGAAAAATGGAGAATTGGAAGGTTTCAATAAACTTCGCCAACCTGAACAAATTAATCTTAGAAATGGCAATGTCGTTTATATCTACAAAGGAACGAAGTCGAATAAGATTTACATTGGACAAACGAAACACTTTACTGAGCGGAATAAGCAGCACTACAATGGTCAAGAGAAAAAATTTAATATAGCAGATTTCGACCAGGTAATTATTCTTATTTCAACCTATTTCAACGGTTCAGCCTTAGATGATGTCGAAAGCCAGCTAATTACCTACTTTATGGCCGACAATCCAAAATCTAAAAAGCAGCTGGTTCAATATGATAATGATGAGATTATTAATCGGACCAATGGCAACAGTGTGAATGATTACCGAGACCGAGAAAAGGTTGCTTCAGAAGTCATTTTGCCTTTTTGGGAAAAAGAGCTATACCCTAATGGATGGGTAGGCACACCGACTTTAGAGGAGCTGCGCAATAAAGCACTGGTCAAATATAGCCCCATCAAAGAATTAACAATCCAGCAAATGGACCTTCTTAAGGAGATTGAATCGAATCCTGATAAGAGCTTTGTGATTAATGGCGATGCAGGGACTGGCAAAACCGTATTGCTGACTCATATGGTTGCTAAGCTGTTGAAAGAAAAACCTAATCAGCGAATAGCGGTCGTTTTGCAGCCTAATTGGATTAAAACGGCAAAAGATATCTTTAGAGTATATGGAATGAACAACAGTAACCTGACACTTGCTACCTCGACACAGCTGATTAATGCCGATGAAAATTATGATGTTGTAATTGTTGACGAATCTCATAAGCTTTCTAGAAAATTTCCCAAGCAAATGGCATCTTTTAACGAAGTGTATAAAGGAAGATTTGCCCAGGATGAGAACCACTTGGATGCTTTAAAAAAATTAGGCAGTCAAATCGTGTTAATGTATGACATATTACAAGCTATTCGCCCTGCCAATATAACACGTGTGCAATTCCATGAAGCAACCAAAGACTTTGAAAAGAGATACTTAACAACGCAATTTAGAATACAAGCTCCAGCGGGAAAGAACTATACATCAGAAGATTTTGTAAATGGCATAAAATATCTTTTGTATAAGGATACAGGTCTGCTAGGACAAACGAACTTTAACTCAAAATTTGATAGAACGGTGTTCCAAGATAGTGATGCTGATGCTTATTTTGGATATTTCGAAACAGAACCTTTAAACTGGGATTCAACCATAAATTAA